One Nostoc sp. UHCC 0302 DNA window includes the following coding sequences:
- a CDS encoding PIN domain-containing protein: MGILDTIQGKLVYLDTNIWIYALEGYPEFIQDLTQLFQSIEQGNLSAVTSELSLAEALVKPFQNQDLAQQTTYKQAINNSQNLIVVPVSRQVLIEAAKLRAVVKIKLPDAIHAATALLTQCSTFLTNDQRFESVPGLSVILLSRINSS, encoded by the coding sequence ATGGGAATCCTAGATACTATTCAAGGCAAGCTAGTTTACCTCGATACCAATATCTGGATTTATGCTTTAGAAGGATATCCAGAGTTTATCCAAGATTTAACTCAGCTATTCCAAAGTATTGAGCAAGGCAATTTGAGTGCTGTAACAAGTGAATTGTCACTTGCTGAAGCATTAGTAAAACCATTCCAAAATCAGGACTTAGCCCAACAAACAACTTACAAACAGGCCATTAACAATTCACAAAATTTAATAGTGGTTCCTGTCAGTCGTCAAGTTTTAATTGAAGCTGCTAAACTCCGTGCCGTTGTCAAGATTAAGTTACCTGATGCTATCCACGCAGCAACAGCACTGCTGACTCAATGCTCTACTTTTTTAACTAATGACCAGCGCTTTGAGAGTGTCCCTGGCCTATCAGTAATTTTACTTTCACGAATTAATTCTTCTTAG